One genomic region from Granulimonas faecalis encodes:
- a CDS encoding isopeptide-forming domain-containing fimbrial protein codes for MVEPVGDDEPQDAAPDAAPEEAVPDDEAVDGDGEGDDAAAPKAPTPSEVAVPAAADLLAALPTPVTEGDDAPAAQAADTTVGSLTISGGTAGVDYTVSGTTVVVQTGTPLTFKGTLTNGTVQIKQGTSANIALNGATITSNTNSSPINLMGTGTTLRLFLADGTTNTITVSSPSSVFCAGIHCGAGSTLYIDDSVANWSGSTHVEVLNGVVDTTATLDNGTAVAQGDPVTRLASPDPGKLVVRGGGGSAAIGSGSQENAGNMIFDGGVITAYGAGGHANNGGTNANQNWSSGTGIGAGAAGGATNMWFNGARIAAYGSYHGAGIGAGWSSGAVATQAGAVAGGGNKTCGNIYINAGYLTSQGYEHGNAFGGACGTTATNCIIRITGGTLHPSSYSGKFDIGGTGGYTIVTGGSVYVSNKNKFTGVGNTAYNTQGVTTWSDVTALGGSLPAEDKVFMLTVDLSTSAEHLTNEKLEDFKLFIGGEDASYGAPTEFEGGKLYLWLPEWVAAPNAEKEVRIEMSVRKDDGTVAKIDPLYIAKPSTSDTTQTVKRYIEFPFPNEYQKTLEKDYDGLPFPALVVDAAHPIKVVRQVGDQTLTELLDKGDDVKFKYQMLKENEDGEWVPDGAESEEGAATLPTDTGRFQVTMTSYQYAKDPAYASSYWGHQAKGVATINPVPAVLTMEGVEWGHLADDGTWTQITQDSAAGQAGNRLKLTFNIRSANTTALTCAAPTGSFQVRIDGKKVGDPIVLTAEGVGASAFSTIEWPDIAVGSQTGGTETRHATKVTYYLDPANRDGLLDILESAAGGGEHTVNIEYIADKNYIQGVDKNPDNAKEDDTFIVPVPPTGDVVPGPDDPIKVEPTPDPGPDDPDGPVDPDDKTLVVRKTITASYSSFHSNDAEIADFFNLKFQSSSSAKVICTTSNAAVADIVRAEDGSIDLENIKVQVNSCGTATIVMEQGANALYTGTRYILTVNIIPDPSIKPKVQIRMVTRNLDHPGQPARPGDRIEYLVTGLNLTEGSAWQAATLWTTLDSRLTLDEDSVRMAANYATPDVSTTLGTSAFYAAAAEQGFVWEDLDWSDLADDAWNLSGATVSAGAGTVYGGQSTTLRFVATLNSGTTGRPTDPDDPKPVDPTPGGGGSWGVNPDPLPGEDPGTPKPLDPDNPDDIVVVGDDPTPDPDDPDNPNPVDPGTIPPLPVIPKDPVVVPDPDDPDGEADISVTKKAANLTHPDAKRALVGDEISYTITLANKGADTAWYSPVIRDTLPQGLEFVPGTLVLTRVDGTEQPVDDAVYVESTRTIAVYVDDLYGGESTKLTFTCRVTPDAQGTEGANVAFAFGTTPTEKWEEEHPTPDPDDPDNPDNPDNPDNPDNPDDPSPAPKPKPEPGDPFVPDPPAGVDPDDPTYNPWEDFDWDTYPENKPTPEPSDPVTPGQSGGVMPADPDEDGLAMALTGENLTRDISRTMVGDTIRYTATFTNTQDHTALYETVLRNIVPDGLTVVPGSIYVEVPDTAAPVSLLALTDGVAPAAAPEVTEDGHLRYAVADGAYVDATRTIGVRSGHMPAGTSVRLVYDAVVGPGAAGRTILDRAWGHGMKPSYYDLDSADPQVSEAFVPSGTLAAFLATEGLATLPATHEIPVSDVTDPADGAVTLTKTAKNLTSSDGNTYVGDRVRYTLTLANDTPGSAVYDAVIEDTVPAGLAVDESTVRLVTADGRSVACRGVYDASTRRLSAVAGDVFGRGQAVLTFEVEVTSEAVGADVGNIARAFATLPSDMGDGERVPLVPGTRFDPPAGWDAFLTDSGSLSVDSGDAVYPSERVSAREGVKARVLPVTGGRGLVPVTGDVASLVPALGLMAAVSAAATVWVRRRR; via the coding sequence GTGGTGGAGCCCGTCGGCGACGACGAGCCCCAGGACGCCGCTCCCGACGCCGCCCCCGAGGAGGCTGTCCCGGACGACGAGGCCGTCGACGGCGACGGCGAGGGCGACGATGCCGCCGCCCCGAAGGCCCCCACCCCCTCCGAGGTGGCCGTGCCCGCCGCGGCAGACCTGCTCGCCGCCCTTCCCACCCCCGTGACCGAGGGTGACGACGCCCCCGCGGCCCAGGCGGCCGACACCACCGTGGGCTCGCTCACCATCTCCGGCGGCACCGCGGGCGTGGACTATACGGTCTCCGGCACCACCGTGGTGGTGCAGACCGGCACGCCCCTCACCTTCAAGGGCACCCTCACCAACGGCACCGTCCAGATCAAGCAGGGCACCTCTGCCAACATCGCCCTGAACGGCGCCACCATCACGTCCAACACCAACAGCTCGCCCATCAACCTCATGGGCACGGGCACCACCCTCAGGCTCTTCCTGGCCGACGGTACCACCAACACCATCACGGTGAGCAGTCCCAGCTCGGTCTTCTGCGCCGGTATCCACTGCGGCGCCGGCTCCACCCTCTACATCGACGACTCGGTGGCCAACTGGAGCGGCTCCACCCACGTCGAGGTGCTCAACGGCGTGGTGGACACCACGGCCACCCTGGACAACGGCACGGCCGTCGCCCAGGGCGACCCGGTCACCCGTCTGGCGAGCCCCGACCCCGGCAAGCTCGTCGTGCGGGGCGGCGGCGGGTCGGCCGCCATCGGCTCCGGCTCCCAGGAGAACGCCGGTAACATGATCTTCGACGGCGGCGTCATCACCGCCTACGGCGCCGGCGGCCACGCCAACAACGGCGGCACCAACGCCAACCAGAACTGGAGCTCCGGCACCGGCATCGGCGCCGGCGCCGCCGGCGGGGCCACCAACATGTGGTTCAACGGCGCCCGGATCGCCGCCTACGGCTCCTACCACGGTGCCGGCATCGGCGCCGGGTGGTCCAGCGGCGCGGTGGCCACCCAGGCCGGCGCGGTGGCCGGCGGGGGGAACAAGACCTGTGGCAACATCTACATCAACGCCGGTTACCTCACCTCCCAGGGCTACGAGCACGGCAACGCCTTCGGCGGCGCCTGCGGCACCACCGCCACCAACTGCATCATCCGCATCACCGGCGGCACCCTTCACCCCTCCTCCTACTCCGGCAAGTTCGACATCGGCGGCACCGGCGGCTACACCATCGTCACCGGCGGCTCGGTCTACGTCTCCAACAAGAACAAGTTCACCGGCGTGGGCAACACCGCCTACAACACCCAGGGCGTCACCACGTGGAGCGACGTGACCGCCCTCGGCGGCTCCCTGCCCGCCGAGGACAAGGTCTTCATGCTCACCGTGGATCTCTCCACCTCCGCCGAGCACCTCACCAATGAGAAGCTCGAGGACTTCAAGCTCTTCATCGGCGGAGAGGACGCCAGCTACGGCGCCCCCACCGAGTTCGAGGGCGGCAAGCTCTACCTGTGGCTGCCCGAGTGGGTGGCCGCCCCCAACGCCGAGAAGGAGGTGCGCATCGAGATGTCGGTGCGCAAGGACGACGGCACCGTGGCCAAGATCGACCCCCTCTACATCGCCAAGCCCTCCACCTCCGACACCACCCAGACCGTCAAGCGCTACATCGAGTTCCCCTTCCCGAACGAGTACCAGAAGACCCTCGAGAAGGACTACGACGGCCTGCCCTTCCCGGCCCTGGTGGTCGACGCCGCCCACCCCATCAAGGTGGTGCGCCAGGTGGGCGACCAGACCCTGACCGAGCTGCTCGACAAGGGTGACGACGTCAAGTTCAAGTACCAGATGCTCAAGGAGAACGAGGACGGGGAGTGGGTGCCCGACGGGGCCGAGTCCGAGGAAGGCGCCGCCACCCTGCCTACCGACACCGGTCGCTTCCAGGTGACCATGACCTCCTACCAGTACGCCAAGGACCCGGCCTACGCCTCGAGCTACTGGGGTCACCAGGCCAAGGGCGTGGCCACCATCAACCCGGTGCCCGCCGTGCTCACCATGGAGGGCGTCGAGTGGGGCCACCTGGCCGACGACGGCACCTGGACCCAGATCACCCAGGACAGCGCCGCGGGCCAGGCCGGCAACCGCCTCAAGCTCACCTTCAACATACGCAGCGCCAACACCACGGCGCTAACCTGTGCCGCCCCCACCGGCTCGTTCCAGGTGCGCATCGACGGCAAGAAGGTGGGCGACCCCATCGTCCTCACCGCCGAGGGTGTGGGAGCCTCGGCCTTCTCCACCATCGAGTGGCCCGACATCGCTGTGGGCTCCCAGACCGGCGGCACCGAGACCCGCCACGCCACCAAGGTCACCTACTACCTCGACCCCGCCAACCGCGACGGCCTCCTCGACATCCTCGAGTCGGCCGCGGGCGGCGGCGAGCACACGGTGAACATCGAGTACATCGCCGACAAGAACTACATCCAGGGCGTGGACAAGAACCCCGACAACGCCAAGGAGGACGACACCTTCATCGTGCCGGTGCCGCCCACCGGCGACGTGGTCCCCGGCCCCGACGACCCCATCAAGGTTGAGCCCACCCCCGACCCCGGCCCCGACGACCCCGACGGCCCCGTGGACCCCGACGACAAGACCCTGGTGGTCCGCAAGACCATCACCGCGTCCTACAGCTCCTTCCACAGCAACGACGCCGAGATCGCCGACTTCTTCAACCTCAAGTTCCAGTCGAGCTCCTCGGCCAAGGTCATATGCACCACGTCCAACGCCGCCGTGGCCGACATCGTCCGCGCCGAGGACGGCTCCATCGACCTCGAGAACATCAAGGTCCAGGTGAACAGCTGCGGCACCGCCACCATCGTGATGGAGCAGGGGGCGAACGCCCTCTACACGGGCACCCGCTACATCCTCACCGTCAACATCATCCCGGACCCCTCCATCAAGCCCAAGGTCCAGATCCGCATGGTCACGCGCAACCTCGACCACCCCGGCCAGCCGGCGCGCCCCGGTGACCGCATCGAGTACCTGGTCACCGGCCTGAACCTCACCGAGGGGTCCGCATGGCAGGCCGCCACCCTCTGGACCACCCTCGACAGCCGCCTCACCCTCGACGAGGACTCCGTGCGCATGGCGGCCAACTACGCCACGCCCGACGTGTCCACCACCCTGGGCACCTCCGCCTTCTATGCGGCCGCGGCCGAGCAGGGCTTTGTCTGGGAGGACCTCGACTGGAGCGACCTGGCCGACGACGCCTGGAACCTGAGCGGCGCCACGGTCTCGGCCGGCGCCGGCACGGTGTACGGCGGCCAGTCTACCACCCTGCGTTTCGTCGCCACCCTCAACAGCGGCACCACCGGCCGTCCCACCGACCCCGATGACCCCAAGCCCGTCGACCCGACCCCTGGCGGCGGCGGCTCCTGGGGCGTCAACCCCGACCCGCTCCCCGGTGAGGACCCCGGGACGCCCAAGCCCCTTGACCCGGACAACCCCGACGACATCGTGGTCGTGGGCGACGACCCCACCCCCGACCCCGACGACCCCGACAACCCCAACCCCGTCGACCCGGGCACCATCCCGCCGCTGCCCGTGATCCCCAAGGACCCCGTGGTCGTGCCCGACCCCGACGACCCCGACGGTGAGGCCGACATCTCCGTGACAAAGAAGGCCGCCAACCTCACCCATCCCGACGCCAAGCGGGCCCTCGTGGGCGACGAGATCTCCTACACCATCACCCTCGCCAACAAGGGGGCCGACACCGCCTGGTACTCGCCGGTGATCCGCGACACCCTGCCCCAGGGCCTCGAGTTCGTGCCCGGCACCCTGGTGCTCACCCGTGTCGACGGGACGGAGCAGCCCGTGGACGACGCGGTATACGTGGAGTCCACCCGCACCATCGCCGTCTATGTGGACGACCTTTACGGCGGCGAGTCGACCAAGCTCACCTTCACCTGCCGGGTGACCCCCGACGCCCAGGGCACCGAGGGCGCCAACGTGGCCTTCGCCTTTGGCACCACCCCCACCGAGAAGTGGGAGGAGGAGCACCCCACCCCTGACCCTGACGACCCCGATAACCCGGACAACCCTGACAATCCGGACAACCCGGACAACCCGGACGATCCGTCGCCTGCCCCCAAACCCAAGCCAGAGCCCGGCGATCCCTTCGTGCCCGACCCGCCGGCCGGCGTGGACCCGGACGACCCCACCTACAACCCGTGGGAGGACTTTGACTGGGACACCTATCCGGAGAACAAGCCCACGCCCGAGCCCAGCGACCCGGTGACGCCCGGTCAGTCCGGCGGCGTCATGCCGGCCGATCCCGACGAGGACGGTCTTGCCATGGCCCTCACCGGCGAGAACCTCACCCGCGACATCTCCCGCACCATGGTGGGCGACACCATCCGCTATACCGCCACCTTCACCAATACCCAGGACCACACGGCCCTCTACGAAACCGTCCTGCGCAACATCGTCCCCGACGGCCTCACGGTGGTCCCCGGCTCCATCTACGTCGAGGTGCCCGACACCGCGGCGCCCGTGAGCCTGCTCGCCCTCACCGACGGCGTCGCCCCGGCCGCCGCGCCCGAGGTCACCGAGGACGGCCACCTGCGCTATGCCGTGGCCGACGGCGCCTATGTGGACGCCACCCGCACCATCGGCGTGCGCTCGGGCCACATGCCTGCGGGTACCTCGGTGCGCCTCGTCTACGACGCCGTGGTGGGCCCCGGGGCCGCGGGCCGCACCATCCTCGACCGCGCTTGGGGCCATGGCATGAAGCCGAGCTATTACGACCTCGACTCCGCCGACCCCCAGGTCTCCGAGGCCTTCGTCCCCTCCGGCACCCTCGCCGCGTTCCTCGCCACCGAGGGGCTCGCCACGCTGCCCGCCACCCATGAGATCCCCGTGAGCGACGTGACCGATCCCGCCGACGGTGCCGTGACCCTGACCAAGACGGCCAAGAACCTCACCAGCTCCGACGGCAACACCTATGTGGGCGACCGGGTGCGCTACACCCTGACCCTGGCCAACGACACCCCCGGCTCCGCTGTCTACGACGCGGTCATCGAGGACACCGTGCCCGCCGGTCTGGCCGTCGACGAGTCCACCGTCCGCCTGGTCACGGCCGACGGCCGCTCCGTGGCCTGCCGCGGCGTCTACGACGCGTCGACCCGCCGCCTGTCGGCGGTGGCGGGTGACGTCTTCGGCAGGGGGCAGGCGGTGCTCACCTTCGAGGTGGAGGTCACCTCCGAGGCCGTGGGCGCCGATGTGGGCAACATCGCCCGTGCCTTCGCCACGCTCCCCTCCGACATGGGCGACGGCGAGAGGGTCCCGCTCGTGCCGGGTACGCGCTTTGACCCGCCTGCCGGCTGGGACGCCTTCCTCACCGACTCCGGCAGCCTCTCGGTGGACAGCGGCGACGCCGTCTACCCCTCCGAGCGCGTGAGTGCCCGCGAGGGCGTCAAGGCCCGCGTGCTACCCGTCACCGGCGGCAGGGGACTGGTCCCCGTGACCGGCGACGTCGCATCCCTGGTCCCGGCCCTCGGTCTCATGGCCGCGGTCTCGGCGGCCGCGACCGTCTGGGTGCGCCGGCGCCGCTGA
- a CDS encoding glutamate synthase subunit beta, with protein MGKVGGFLEIDRCTHGERPVEERLGDYRPIAVPLPDERQRLQASRCMDCGVAFCQTGRPFGRARVSGCPLHNLIPEWNDLVWRGLWGEAAARMRVTNPMPEFTGRVCPALCEAACNLGRDRGATAIKDDELAISDHEWADGGPTAFDPGRPRPLAGRSVAVVGSGPAGLAAAWELRRLGADVTVHERSDAPGGLLMYGIPTMKLDKAVVRRRVEWLAGQGVAFETGSDASDPAVADGIVSSCDAVVLACGAGAARRLAVPGSDLDGVVMAVDYLTASTGAVEAADGDPAAVAPEISAAGLDVVVVGGGDTGTDCVATALRQGARSVRQLEFMARPPETRPASNPWPEWPQELKVDYGQVEAEAVEGVDPRTWGADAQALVDGGDGSVSALRFRHLDWSGGTPVPVEGSEEEVPAQLVLIAMGFTGPVPAVLEAFSVETCDDRPLPLVGEGGHGAVSGCAVPVFVAGDCRSGASLVVSAMADGLACAREVASRLS; from the coding sequence ATGGGCAAGGTCGGTGGCTTTCTCGAGATAGACCGTTGCACCCACGGCGAGCGCCCCGTCGAGGAGCGCCTGGGCGACTACCGCCCCATCGCCGTGCCACTGCCGGACGAGCGCCAGCGCCTCCAGGCGAGCCGCTGCATGGACTGCGGCGTGGCGTTCTGCCAGACCGGGCGCCCCTTCGGACGCGCCCGCGTGAGCGGCTGCCCGCTCCACAACCTCATCCCCGAGTGGAACGACCTCGTATGGCGCGGGCTCTGGGGCGAGGCGGCGGCCCGCATGCGCGTCACCAACCCGATGCCCGAGTTCACGGGCCGCGTGTGCCCGGCCCTCTGCGAGGCGGCCTGCAACCTGGGCCGCGACCGCGGGGCCACCGCCATCAAGGACGACGAGCTCGCCATCTCCGACCACGAGTGGGCCGACGGCGGCCCGACCGCGTTCGACCCCGGGCGCCCCCGGCCCCTCGCCGGGCGCTCGGTGGCCGTGGTGGGCTCCGGCCCCGCCGGCCTCGCCGCCGCCTGGGAGCTCCGCCGCCTGGGCGCCGACGTCACCGTGCACGAGCGCTCGGACGCCCCCGGCGGCCTCCTCATGTACGGCATCCCGACCATGAAGCTGGACAAGGCCGTGGTGCGCCGCCGCGTGGAGTGGCTCGCGGGCCAGGGCGTGGCGTTTGAGACGGGCTCCGACGCCTCCGACCCGGCCGTGGCCGACGGGATCGTCTCGTCCTGCGACGCCGTGGTGCTGGCCTGCGGCGCCGGGGCCGCCCGCCGCCTCGCGGTGCCGGGGTCGGACCTCGACGGCGTGGTCATGGCGGTGGACTACCTCACGGCAAGCACCGGGGCCGTCGAGGCGGCCGACGGCGACCCCGCGGCCGTCGCTCCGGAGATCTCGGCCGCGGGGCTCGACGTCGTGGTCGTCGGCGGCGGCGACACCGGCACCGACTGCGTGGCCACGGCCCTGCGCCAAGGCGCCCGCTCGGTCCGGCAGCTGGAGTTCATGGCGCGCCCGCCCGAGACGCGCCCGGCCTCCAACCCGTGGCCCGAGTGGCCCCAGGAGCTCAAGGTGGACTACGGCCAGGTGGAGGCCGAGGCCGTGGAGGGCGTCGACCCCCGCACCTGGGGGGCCGACGCCCAGGCCCTCGTGGACGGCGGCGACGGCTCGGTGTCCGCGCTGCGCTTCCGGCACCTGGACTGGTCGGGCGGGACCCCCGTGCCCGTCGAGGGCTCCGAGGAGGAGGTCCCGGCCCAGCTCGTGCTCATCGCCATGGGCTTCACCGGCCCGGTGCCGGCGGTCCTCGAGGCCTTCTCCGTGGAGACGTGCGACGACCGCCCGCTGCCGCTGGTGGGGGAGGGAGGCCACGGGGCCGTGTCCGGTTGCGCCGTGCCGGTCTTCGTGGCGGGCGACTGCCGCTCCGGCGCCTCCCTCGTGGTGAGCGCCATGGCCGACGGCCTGGCCTGCGCACGGGAGGTGGCGTCCCGCCTCTCCTGA